One genomic region from Podarcis raffonei isolate rPodRaf1 chromosome Z, rPodRaf1.pri, whole genome shotgun sequence encodes:
- the LOC128406694 gene encoding beta-1,4-galactosyltransferase galt-1-like isoform X2, whose amino-acid sequence MYFCRRNNFMVVVSFLIVLSFEAYLWLMQTPLLPQTIQSTDLCKDIVCLEPKKCSPKYVSIHSSPRGKIDKLPRFEIKNRVPKDSFSAEFTLCLPVMFGNYSNVLQFIQSMEMYKILGAQKVLVYMYNCSQLIEKVLEFYVAEGTIDIIQWPIFSYVNFSSFWYSSKDWDYGKATVLNDCIYRNMYRSKYVVLNDIDEIILPIKHLSWKTMISDLEDRNPETGIFLFENHLFPQHIFSSTDTLNISSWKMVPGTNILQHIYREPIKLKFSNQRKMIVNPRAVVQTSVHTILKGYSKTLVVPKEIAILYHCRQYVEKEVPGKYLIRDTTIWRYNVSLINNVNNILEKQFPRKSSKFRWNKF is encoded by the exons ATGTATTTCTGTAGAAGAAACAATTTTATGGTGGTAGTTTCCTTTCTAATTGTACTGTCCTTTGAAGCATACTTGTGGCTGATGCAAACCCCTTTGCTGCCACAAACAATACAGTCAACGGATCTCTGCAAAG ATATCGTGTGCTTGGAACCCAAAAAGTGCTCTCCAAAATACGTGTCAATTCATTCATCTCCTAGAGGGAAAATTGACAAGCTACCAAGGTTTGAAATTAAGAACCGTGTGCCCAAGGATTCATTTTCTGCTGAATTCACCCTTTGTCTCCCTGTCATGTTTGGAAACTACAGCAATGTCTTGCAGTTCATACAAAGCAtggaaatgtataaaattctTGGTGCACAGAAAGTGCTGGTCTACATGTACAACTGCAGCCAACTCATAGAGAAAGTATTGGAATTTTATGTTGCAGAAGGTACCATTGATATTATTCAATGGCCAATTTTTTCATATGTTAATTTCTCTTCTTTCTGGTATTCTTCCAAAGACTGGGACTATGGGAAAGCTACAGTCCTAAATGATTGCATCTACCGCAATATGTACAGGAGCAAATATGTGGTTCTTAATGACATTGATGAAATTATCCTACCCATTAAGCATCTGAGTTGGAAAACAATGATAAGCGATCTTGAGGATCGAAATCCAGAGACAGGCATCTTCTTGTTTGAGAACCATTTATTTCCTCAGcatatcttttcctctacagacacactcaacatttcatcctggAAAATGGTCCCAGGAACTAATATACTGCAGCATATTTACAGAGAGCCCATTAAACTGAAGTTTAGTAATCAGAGAAAGATGATCGTTAATCCAAGAGCAGTGGTTCAGACTTCAGTCCACACCATTCTCAAAGGTTATAGTAAGACGCTGGTAGTTCCCAAAGAGATTGCAATTCTTTATCATTGCAGACAGTATGTTGAAAAAgaggtccctggaaaataccTCATTAGGGACACAACGATCTGGAGATACAATGTTTCTTTGATTAATAATGTTAACAACATACTTGAAAAACAATTCCCTAGAAAGAGTTCCAAGTTTAGATGGAATAAATTCTAG
- the LOC128406694 gene encoding beta-1,4-galactosyltransferase galt-1-like isoform X1: MYFCRRNNFMVVVSFLIVLSFEAYLWLMQTPLLPQTIQSTDLCKGEIANDTITALKYNKTFIISPYHDDREGNLTRVIAVVRYKKIQDLYCWFCCSHDGHVSIIRAAIDIHLDRTDFPFGPADIVCLEPKKCSPKYVSIHSSPRGKIDKLPRFEIKNRVPKDSFSAEFTLCLPVMFGNYSNVLQFIQSMEMYKILGAQKVLVYMYNCSQLIEKVLEFYVAEGTIDIIQWPIFSYVNFSSFWYSSKDWDYGKATVLNDCIYRNMYRSKYVVLNDIDEIILPIKHLSWKTMISDLEDRNPETGIFLFENHLFPQHIFSSTDTLNISSWKMVPGTNILQHIYREPIKLKFSNQRKMIVNPRAVVQTSVHTILKGYSKTLVVPKEIAILYHCRQYVEKEVPGKYLIRDTTIWRYNVSLINNVNNILEKQFPRKSSKFRWNKF; encoded by the coding sequence ATGTATTTCTGTAGAAGAAACAATTTTATGGTGGTAGTTTCCTTTCTAATTGTACTGTCCTTTGAAGCATACTTGTGGCTGATGCAAACCCCTTTGCTGCCACAAACAATACAGTCAACGGATCTCTGCAAAGGTGAGATTGCCAATGATACAATAACagctttaaaatataataaaacatttatcaTTTCACCGTATCACGATGACAGAGAAGGAAACCTAACTCGTGTGATCGCAGTAGTGCGCTACAAGAAAATACAGGACCTTTATTGTTGGTTTTGCTGTAGTCATGATGGCCATGTCTCCATAATAAGAGCAGCCATAGACATTCACTTGGATAGAACTGATTTCCCTTTTGGTCCAGCAGATATCGTGTGCTTGGAACCCAAAAAGTGCTCTCCAAAATACGTGTCAATTCATTCATCTCCTAGAGGGAAAATTGACAAGCTACCAAGGTTTGAAATTAAGAACCGTGTGCCCAAGGATTCATTTTCTGCTGAATTCACCCTTTGTCTCCCTGTCATGTTTGGAAACTACAGCAATGTCTTGCAGTTCATACAAAGCAtggaaatgtataaaattctTGGTGCACAGAAAGTGCTGGTCTACATGTACAACTGCAGCCAACTCATAGAGAAAGTATTGGAATTTTATGTTGCAGAAGGTACCATTGATATTATTCAATGGCCAATTTTTTCATATGTTAATTTCTCTTCTTTCTGGTATTCTTCCAAAGACTGGGACTATGGGAAAGCTACAGTCCTAAATGATTGCATCTACCGCAATATGTACAGGAGCAAATATGTGGTTCTTAATGACATTGATGAAATTATCCTACCCATTAAGCATCTGAGTTGGAAAACAATGATAAGCGATCTTGAGGATCGAAATCCAGAGACAGGCATCTTCTTGTTTGAGAACCATTTATTTCCTCAGcatatcttttcctctacagacacactcaacatttcatcctggAAAATGGTCCCAGGAACTAATATACTGCAGCATATTTACAGAGAGCCCATTAAACTGAAGTTTAGTAATCAGAGAAAGATGATCGTTAATCCAAGAGCAGTGGTTCAGACTTCAGTCCACACCATTCTCAAAGGTTATAGTAAGACGCTGGTAGTTCCCAAAGAGATTGCAATTCTTTATCATTGCAGACAGTATGTTGAAAAAgaggtccctggaaaataccTCATTAGGGACACAACGATCTGGAGATACAATGTTTCTTTGATTAATAATGTTAACAACATACTTGAAAAACAATTCCCTAGAAAGAGTTCCAAGTTTAGATGGAATAAATTCTAG